From Cydia splendana chromosome 4, ilCydSple1.2, whole genome shotgun sequence, one genomic window encodes:
- the LOC134789879 gene encoding uncharacterized protein LOC134789879 yields the protein MSYPIKYLSLQKAELEYEVILRGGSTGSVQDLRSQIVKLAIPPEDILESHLEPANDLDAVKDSLTKSQTMLASLKSKFDKTLFLRTENLLHHIYHRLRRISNVSATLVDQHKNYCTTFNNQYKEITTLRPASTSNANAVSVLEPEATAVLHCDRNLTSDLAKLKYSGKACVFSFIQRVEEFVEVRNISKDRVLKFAYEIFTDDALHWFRCNKESFQSWDDVVVLLKKDFSPKNYDYRLTNEIKYRTQGEQENISIYLSIMHGMFSRLVKPLSEEEKLEIILHNIRPCYASTLAASPEIKDLKTLKTLCTNYEDIQSRLSLFHEPPRVTSETLAPEFAYTKYHKNNIYYTNKNYQNTNSNEKQKNYYNQNKYPNYSSSYNYNKSKTTEEKPTTTNAVQATANSTKNVNTASNSRKYCPRCRTDTHSLKECKQPHFPICFKCGNKGVRYPDCKSCNPKDAKN from the coding sequence ATGTCGTacccaattaaatatttgtcactACAAAAAGCTGAGCTTGAATATGAGGTGATCCTTAGAGGTGGTTCAACTGGTTCGGTGCAGGACCTCCGAAGCCAGATAGTAAAATTGGCCATACCTCCTGAGGACATTTTGGAATCACATTTAGAGCCTGCCAACGACCTTGATGCTGTTAAAGACAGTCTAACAAAATCCCAAACGATGCTAGCATCCCTCAAATCTAAATTTGATAAGACCCTGTTCTTGCGTACCGAAAATCTACTACACCACATATATCACAGATTAAGGCGTATCTCAAACGTTAGTGCCACGTTAGTTGACCAGCACAAAAATTATTGCACTACCTTTAACAACCAATACAAAGAAATTACGACGTTGAGGCCGGCATCAACCTCAAATGCAAATGCAGTCTCAGTTTTGGAACCTGAAGCTACGGCGGTACTCCACTGTGATCGTAACCTGACTTCTGACTTGGCAAAACTAAAGTACTCTGGAAAAGCCTGCGTTTTTTCTTTCATTCAAAGAGTTGAAGAATTCGTAGAGGTTAGGAATATATCAAAGGATCGTGTATTGAAGTTTGCCTACGAGATTTTCACTGATGACGCATTACACTGGTTCCGTTGCAATAAAGAAAGTTTTCAAAGCTGGGACGATGTCGTCGTCCTATTAAAAAAAGACTTTAGTCCAAAGAATTACGACTATCGCCtgactaatgaaataaaatatcgtACGCAAGGGGAACAAGAAAACATTTCTATTTACTTGTCTATTATGCATGGCATGTTTTCGCGATTGGTTAAACCGTTGTCTGAGGAAGAAAAACTCGAAATTATCTTACATAACATCCGGCCATGTTATGCCAGCACCCTAGCCGCTTCACCTGAGATCAAGGACCTAAAGACATTAAAAACCCTTTGCACAAACTATGAGGACATTCAGTCACGCTTATCCTTGTTTCATGAACCGCCTAGGGTGACTTCTGAGACTCTAGCCCCAGAATTTGCCTACactaaatatcataaaaataatatctactacACAAATAAGAACTAccaaaatacaaattcaaatgaaaaacAGAAAAACTACTATAATCAAAACAAATATCCTAACTACTCGAGCTCTTACAACTACAACAAATCTAAAACTACAGAGGAAAAGCCTACTACTACTAATGCTGTACAAGCGACAGCAAACAGTACAAAAAATGTCAACACTGCTAGTAACTCGCGTAAGTACTGTCCTAGGTGTCGCACTGATACACACTCTTTGAAAGAATGCAAACAGCCACACTTCCCTATCTGTTTTAAATGTGGTAATAAAGGTGTACGCTATCCTGATTGTAAATCCTGTAATCCTAAAGATGCAAAAAACTAA